In Paenibacillus durus, the DNA window GGCGTTCCGGTGGCGGAACAGGAGAGCATCGCTTTTAAGAAAGCGCAATAAGGGGCTGTACGGTTACGGCGGAGATGGATGCAGCCGGACAGCGCGCGAGAAACTTGGAGCGGGAAATGAAATTGCAAAAAAACGGCTGCGCGCCCTCTATGGGCTGTGCAGCCGTTTTTGTTGAAATATAAGGCTCTATTAGCTTCGCGCCAAATTAAAGAAGCCTGTGAGGCAAAACCGGTTACCTTTAAATATCGCCTGTGGTCCCTAAACTGCAGGGAGCTATTTCCGAGGAAGGGGAGACAGCTTCTCAGCCTGCAGCCCCATCTTTTTCAGCAGAACGATCATCTGTTCTTTCTCCTCGTCATTCAGTCCGCTGAATGCAAGGTGGATACGCTCCGAATATTTCGGATACATATCGTTCATCAGACGCTCGCCCTCTGCAGTCAGCTCCGCAAAAATAACGCGGCGGTCGGTAGGGCAGGGCTTCCGCTGCAAGTAACCGCGCTCTTCGAGCTTGTCGATGACGTAAGTAACATTCCCGCTCTGCAGCAGCAGCTTGGCGCCGATCTGCTGGATTGGCTGCGGTCCTTTATAATAAAGCACTTCCATGACGGCAAAGGCCGTCGGATTGAACCCTTCGATCTTGCTTCCGATTACGGCATGTTCATTGATACTCTTGAAAGACTTGGCGAACACCCGGTACAAGTGCAGCGTCAACTGGGTATCGCGTTCATAGGATTGTATCATGCATCTCTCACCCTTTGTTATTAATTCTTCTTGCGGGCCGCCCGCAGGGTTGAACAATCTCATCCTGAAAGCAAGGGACCTGTGCAGCGAACCTGTATATATTCTTACAATACGTGAATAAATGGCAGAAAAACATGTGATTTGTCACAATGAGTACACTTTTAATTATTAAAAATCAAAATGCTTTCAGTCCCTATACCGAGACCTAAATCAGCCTGGGCGGGTAGCGGCGATTACATCCCGGGACGGATGGATAAAGTTTCCTGTTATCTTAATATGGCTTTATGAAGCAAAGGGACGATGGGAGTGGTATAGCAATGAGTAATCAGAATTCTGACAATGAAGAAAAAAGCAAACTGACACTGAGCCGCCCGCTGGTGCTGCTGCTCTCGGCGCAGCTCATATCCAATATAGGCGATTGGCTCCATGTGCTCGCGCTGCTGACGATGGTCGGATTGAAATGGAACGCGACGCCTTGGGAGATTACCGCCATCTCGCTCTGTATGGCTGCTCCGATGCTGCTCGGCGGACCTTTCGCCGGCGTGGCTGCCGACAGGCTGAACCGCAAGGCGCTGATGATCGGATCGGATATAGCCCGTACGGTTATTGTGGCCTTGCTCGTATTCGCCGGATCGCTGACTCAGGTTTATGTGCTGCTGCTGCTCAAGGGAACGATGGATGTGATCTTCTCACCGGCCAAGAGCGGCAAGCTCAAGGAGCTGGTTCCTGTCTCCCAAATGGATGCCGCAGTTGCGATGAGTTCTTCCATAGAGCAGATCACGAAGATTCTTGGCCCCGCCCTCGGCGGTCTGCTTGTGGCATTGTTCGGCATCTCCGCCTGTTATCTGATTGACGCGGCAACATTTCTGGTATCGGCCGCGATTCTGATCGCTCTGCCGCGGGACCGCAGAGCGGGGGCTTCGGCCCGGACGGAAGGACGCCCCGGAGATCGGCGGTCTTTCCGCCGGGAAATGGCCGAAGGCCTGCGGATGATTGCCGGAATGCCCGCCGTGCTCAGTGGCATTCTCATGCTCATATTGGTGCTGCTCGTGCTGAATATCGCCGATTCGCAGCTCGTGACGCTGTTCCGGATCATTCCCGGCGTCAGCGGCGATCTGCTCGGCTGGTGCGTAGGGGCAAGCGGGCTCGGCACGCTGATCGCTGCGCTGCTGGCAAGGCGGATGGGCAGCTCCCGGCATCCGCTTCTATTCATGGGCCTTGGCGCGGTATTGATGGGAGCGGTATTTGCCGGCGCGGCCGTGGCGACCGCTAACGGCAGACCGGGGGCAGTGATTTATATTATTTTGTTTTCCGCTTTTCTTGTGGCGGGAGCCGGAGCCGGGTTTGTCTTCATTCCGTTTCAGTCGATGCTGCAGAAACGGACGCCTGAAGCCTACACCGGCCGGGTCTTCGGAACAGTAAACAGTCTGACCAGCACGTCCGTCATTTTGGGACCGGTGGCCGGCGGAGCGCTGGTTACGGCGTCAGGTCCGGTAGTTGCCTTTATCGTCTCCGGCTTGCTTACCCTGCTGCTAGGCACAGCGATGCTGGCGCTGCGGGGATTGATCGAACGCAGGGATCACGGGGCTGAAGCGGGAAGCTCCAAAGAGCCGGCTGCCGTGTAATCTTAAAGAATCGCTGCAAAAGCCGTGATCGGATGGTAAGATATGTATTAGTGTCTGGAGCGGGATTGTAATCATAGAGTAGAAGATATGAAACCGATATTAGACCTTATCTATAATGTTTTTGGGAGATGGAACGAATGGTAGAGCCGGAAGCGGTAATAGATTTACCGGAACGGGAAATGGAGCAGGAGCAGGAACGGGAAATGCCGGAGCGGGATGATATTGTACTGGATGTTTCCATAGCCGAGGCGGGGTATGAGGAAGGGGATGTCCGCATCGCCGATATTTCGTTTGAGGTCCGGCGCGGTCAGCTGCTTGGGCTGATCGGTCCGAACGGAGCCGGTAAAAGTACGACAATCAAGACGCTGCTCGGGCTGCTGAAGCATGCGAAGGCTAAGGTTGCGATCGGCGGTTCGGGGGGCGGTTCTTACGCCTATGTGCCGGAGCAGCCGGTCTTTTATGAGGATCTGACGCTGTGGGAGCATCTTGACCTGTCGGCTGCCGCTTACGGACTGGACTACGGGAGCTTCAAGGAGGCGGCGGAGCGGCTGCTCCGCCAGTTCGGCATGGAGCATGTGCGCGACGATCTGCCGGCGGGCTTCTCCAAAGGGATGAAGCAGAAAATGATGCTGATGCTTGGATTTCTTGTACAGCCCGACGTCTATATCGTAGACGAGCCGTTTATCGGACTCGACCCCCGTGCGACCAAAGACTTCCTGCGTCTGCTGGAGACGGAGCGGCGGCGGGGGGCGGGAGTGCTGATGTCAACGCATGTTCTGGATACGGCGGAAAAGATCTGCGATTCGTTTGTACTCATATCCTCCGGTCGCGTAGCGGCCTCCGGCACGCTGGAAAATATACGCGCGGCAGCGGGACTGCCGGAAGCCTCGCTGTTCGACTGCTTCGATGCGCTGGCATGATGGGAGGGAGACGTTAGCCATGAGCAACTTAGACGAAACCCGCCGGGGCTATGACATCCGGACTCCCGGCAGCCTGCTGAGAAGGCGGCTTGGCCACCATTGGAAAGAACAATGGGGCATCATCCGCACCGCTGCGGACTGGACGGTATTTTTATACATCCTTATCCCGGGCGGGCTGCTTGGCGGAAGATTTTATTACGGGTTCTGGAATGAGCCGCTTCCGGCATGGGTTACGCTGCTTCCCTATGCCGTCCTGCCGGCGCTGTTGGCCTTTCTGATGCAGGGCGGCATTCTGCTGCTGCTGCATGAAGGTGACCTGCTATTTTTGCGGCAGCGCAAGAATTGGATACGCACGGTTATGCTTGGCGGAATTTTGTACAGCCTGTTGGTGACGGCGCTGAAAATTACGGCAGGCTTTCTGCTTCTGCTGCCGTTTCTCGTTCGCGGCTACGGGCTAAGCGGGATGGGCGCGGGAGCGCTGCTGGTTCTGAGTCTATGCTGCGGGACATGCGTCAAGCTGCTTGCGCACAATGTAAAGGTACAGAAGCAGGGCTGGCGCAGGTGGCTATGGATGCTGCTCGCCGCATGGCTGCCCAGCGGGCTGTACATTCGCGCCGCCGTCGCCTGGAGCGCCCATCCGGCGCTGCTGCTGCTTGCCGCTGCCGTGTATGCGGCGGTGGCGGCTGCCGGGCTGCGGTCAAGGCTGGCCTTGCGCGGCACGTTCCTTGGCGACGTGCGCGAGGATTTCAAGCAGCGGATGAAGATAGCCGGACTGCTGCTGAGAGGCGTCATCGATAAGCCGCGTCCGACCCGGCATAAGCCCTGGATCTTCCGTAAATCCCGGCCGCTGCTGCGCCCCAGTTCCCCGGAAAGCCGGCTGGCCGGAGCTTCCATTAAGGCGTTTATACGTAATCCGGGACATTTAAAGCTGTATCTTCAGTTTTCTGGAGTGGGTGCCGTGGCCGTTCTGATCGTTCCGGGAATGCTGAAATGGGCTATCTGTGTTGTGCTGGTCTTTTTGATGGCCTCGTGGCTGGTCTCTTACTGGAAAGTATTCGCCGGCGATGAATTTATCGCGCTGCTCCCGTTCAGCAAAGACCGGAAAGCGGACGCGGGGAGTCTGGCGGTTCCGATTCTGCTGCTTCCTTTCTCCATATTATGCGCGGCGGTCGTCTCGATGCCGCTGTACGGCTGGTGGGGGCTTGCGGTATTTATACCCGCTGGCGCAGCGATCGGCATTATGGCTGCCAGAGTGTTTACAGCCTTTCGGCTGGCCCGGTAAATTCGCATAGAATCGAAAACCAGCGTGAACGCCGAGGGGCTCTTCGTTCGCGCTGGTTTTGATTTACGGAAAATGCTGTTTCATTTTTCGTTTGATGGGGTAAGTGGAATTGCTCTCAAAAATTGGGAGAACCACCTTCAGGTTCCTGCTGCGCGGCATGCATTCCGGCCGTATACCCTGTTGAGAAAGCTGCGGTAATATTGTACCCGCCCGTATATCCGTGTATATCCAGAATTTCACCGCAGAAATACAGGCCGCTCATCAATTTGGATTCCATTGTCTTAGGGTCAATTTCCTTTAAATTAACTCCACCTCCTGTAACAAAGGCTTCTTCAATGGATAGTGTTCCGCTTATCTGAATAGGGAACTCTTTAGAAATTCTGCTCAAGTCAATCCAATTTTGTTTAGGAATATTATCATATGTTAGATATTCATCTAACTCCGATTTTTGAAGCAGTATAGTAATCAGACGTTCTGGAAAGTATGCCTTCAACACATTTTTTATAGATTTCTTTGGTTCTATCTTACATAAAGAAAGGGTTTCTTCAAAGACAGTATCTATTGTCTTATCTGGGAAGAGGTCTATGGTTGTTTTTACTTGATGAGTAGGGCTTTTTAACAATTCTTTCACAACAAACTGACTACATCTTAAAGCAATAGGTCCAGATATTCCAATATGTGTAAATATCATATCTCCTTGATGCGAAATTATACGTTTTCCTTTGGTGTTCCAAACAGAAAGCGAAACATCCCGTAAAGACAACCCTTGCAACTCACGACTTCTAATTAATGGTTCATCTGAAGTTAAAGGCACTTCGGTAGGAAATAAAGGTGTAATTGAATGTCCTGCCTGTTCTGCCCATCGATACCCATCCCCTGTCGAGCCTGTTTGAGGCACAGACTTACCCCCAGAAGCTATAATAACGGATTTACATGGCAAAATCTTGTCAGCTTTCAACCTGACCCCAGTGACATGCCCATCGCTGTAGAGAACCTCTGAGACAGGGCTATTGACCATTACTTCAACGCCTTGTTTTCTAACCTGTTTTACAAGAGTATCAACAACCGTTTTTGCTTTGTCTGAGACAGGAAACATACGTCCGTTGTCCTCTTCCTTTAAATGTATTCCAAGGTTCTCAAAAAAGGCGATAATATCTTTGTTGCTGAAGTTCGCAAATGCACTATAAAGAAAACGACCATTCCCAGGAATATGCCTGATAAGTTCGTCCACTTCTTTATTGTTGGTCACATTGCAGCGTCCACCACCAGAGATGCCCAGCTTGCGTCCAAGCTTGTCTCCCTTGTCAATCAGCAAAGTAGTTGCGCCATGTTCGCTTGCCGCCACGCTTGCCATTAGACCTGCTGAACCACCGCCTATTACGATTACATCAAACATAGGTCAAAACTCCCATACTTTTTTTTTATTATAACCCAAAATACGAGCCAATATGACAATATTCACATTTGAATAGGTATAATATGGTATAATTAGTAACCGGAATTTAGTATACATATAGAAAGAGGGTATAAACTGTGCAAGTTAAAAATGATCCAAAGCCTGACATACTTCGCATTGAAGAATTGGTTTTAAAAGTTAAAACAGGGGATATCAAGCTTCCGAAATTCCAACGACCATTTGTCTGGAAAAAAGATGATATACTTGCATTGTTAGATAGTATATATAATAGTTACCCAATAGGAAGCATTCTCTTATGGCTTACCAAGGAAAAGTTGGCAAGCGAGAGAAAAATTGGGGATTTAGATATAAATGAACGACCAGAGGAATATCCAACGAACTACTTATTAGATGGTCAACAAAGATTATCTACTTTGTGCGGTGCCCTTTATTGGAATGGGGATAACCCAAAAAGCATGTGGAATATTTCTTTTGATTTAGAAAGAGAGGAATTCATATATCCTAATGGTGAAGAAAAACCTCATTATTTTCCTTTGAATAAGCTATTAGGAACGTTTGATTTTATAGGTCAATGCAAGAAATTTGAATATCATCAAAACAAAGATAAGTATGAGGCAAATGCAGGAAGGTTACTGCAAACCATCAAAGATTACAAAATCGCAGCAGTTAGCATTGGTGACATGAGTATAGACGAGGTTGCTCCAATTTTTGAACGTATCAATTCAACCGGAAGAAGATTAACTATGGTTGATCTTATGAGAGCTGCAACTTGGAGTGGAGAATTCGATTTAAATGATACGATTAATTCGGTAAGAGACTCTTTGTCAAACAAGAGATTTGAGGATGTTTCAGAGACTGAAATATTAAGAAATATATCCTCCTGTTCTGGAGTAGGTATTAATCGAGAGGATATCGACAAACTAAGAAAGAAGGTACCAACAGACTTAATAGAGGCAAGTGAAAAGTGCAAAAAAGCGTATGAACTTGCGGTCGATTTTATAACGACTGAACTCCCTGTTTGTTCCTATAATTACTTACCGTATTCACTTCAGATTGCCTTTTTGGTTGATTTTTTCAACGTATGTCCTAAACCAAATATTCATCAAAGAGATGAATTAAAGAAATGGTTTTGGCGGACTGCAATTGGAAAGAGCTTTGCATCATTCAATTCTGCTCAGTTATCTCTCGATCTTAGTGATTTTCGAGATTTTGCAAATGGTCTACTCATAGAACCAAGATTTGAGAAAAGTATACACTTTGAAGGCTTTGCATTCGATGATTTTAGATTAAATAAAGCGAGTAGTAAGACATTGGGACTCTTGTTAGCTAATAAAAAACCTAAAAGTTTATTGGATGGAACTCCTGTAAACATTGAGTCGGCTTTATCTGTAGTAAATCGACATGAGTACCATCATATTTTTCCTAAAGCTTTTTTAAGAGTCATGGGTACAAAATCGAGTTTAATAAACAGTCATTCAAACATATGTTTGTTGAATCTTGGAAACAACAGAGAAATATCGGATACTAAACCTTCACTTTATTTTTCTGAGCTAACAGAAAGACTTGGAGATAAGTTAGAAAGTGTTTTACAGACTCATTTAATTGATGAGGAAGCTTACAATGCTGCTTTAAGAAATGACTATGAAACTTTTATAAGATCAAGATCAGCAAAGATTATAGAACAAGCCAAGTTGAATTGTGGAATATAAATAAAAACTTACACTGGAGACGAGAAAGAGGTCTCCTTCTTTTTGCTGCATTCTGTTAAATTATACACAAAGCCAAGATTGTATACCCCGCAGCGTCGAGGGAGTATCTACGGTCGCGTAGGCGCGTCAAGTAATAGAAGGTGAGTTCCCACCCACTTGTACAAGTGTTGCTTACTGAACCCGGCCGTTAAATTTCCGCATTTAAGGACGGTGAAGCTGTTTCTTCTTATCCTTCCTTATTGTCAGCAAACGGAGTATGCTTAATTCTAAGTTTGCAGAGCAATTTACGAGTCGGACGGTGATCACAATTACAACTGCGGTGAAAGAAATTTTATTGCAAATGGCTGCTGCCTCCTCATTTTTAGTGCTGTTTCAGTGGAGACTGAATCAAATTCATATACCGCGCAGGAATCTCCGGTGTTCGGATGATTATGCCTTTCTCGTGATGGCCTGCGGGCTGAGTCTTGTTCTTTGCTCTTTGCTGTCTTGCAGCCTGTTCGGGATGATCTATTTAAACTGGGGAATACTGCCCGCCTTTATCGGTATGTTGTATGGAAGCTTCCGCTCCCGCGCCTTGCTTGCCGTAATGCTGCCGGTATGCACTTATGTATTCTCCTATCCGGCGGCGCAAAGCCATGTGCTGCTTGATTCCGGGCTATTCATGTATCCGCTGGTATTTGGCATGGCCAATAGGTTCAAGCTTGGAACGGTCGTGAAAAAGATCGCCATACTCTGGATCGTACTGGTGCCGTCTATGTTATTTATAGCGCTTACACCGTTGTTTGACGGGAATGATTTCTCCCGATTGCAGGATGACAAAATGGCGCTTATCCTCTGCATGCTGTTCTTAAACCCATTGCTTGGCGGCGTATTGATTTATATGCTTGAATCAGCTTGGAACAAGCGCGAGATTGAGGAGCGCATCGCTAATATGTCGGAGAAATTCAAACGGGAAATAGACGATCTTCAGCAGATTACCGATATGGTGCCGTTAAGCATTATTTCCATTGATGATAACGGAAGGATTACCAGTATTAACGAAACGTCGATGAAAAAGCTGGAAATTGTAATTCCGCATATAACGAGGACCGATGTTCTAAACTGTACATTATTCGACCTGGCGCATCGGCTGAAGTTGAACGATAACCAGGAATTGGATCACTTGCTGGACAGCATTATCCTTAAGCAAAGGTTTATGGGAAAAGTAACTTGCCTCGGGAAAGTTCTGTATGTTCTGGCCGCCCCTCTGGTTCACAAAGAACAGGGACAGCAACAGGGAATGGTTCTCATCATCCAGGATATGACGGAGGAAGAGAATATCCGAAGCGAGCTGGGCCATGTCGAGCGGTTGACGCTGGTAGGCCGGATGGCGGCGGGAATTACCCATGAGATCCGCAATCCGATGGCGGTGGTGCGCGGCTTCCTGCAGCTGATGAGAGAAAAGAGTCCTTCGGACATGGAGTCCTACTACCGGATTGTCATGGATGAACTGGATCGGGCCAACAGTATTATTAACGACTTTTTGTCGCTTGCGCAGAGCGGGCTCTCCGGCAAGGAGGACAGCAATCTCCACGATGTGATTGAAGATCTGGCTCCGCTGCTGTGGGCCGACGCGAATCTTCGCGGGCAAAGCGTCGAGATCAGGCTGTGCGACAAGCTGCCCGTACTGCGGCTCAATATTAAAGAAATCAAGCAGCTTGTGCTGAACCTCGGACGCAATGCCATGGAAGCGATGGAGCCGAAGGGAGTGCTTACGCTGGAGACCCGTTGTGTCCCCGAAAAGGTAGAGCTGCTGGTAAAGGATACGGGAAGCGGAATGTCGGACATAGAGCTGGAAAAATTATTTATCCCATTCTTTACCACTAAAGAACAGGGAACCGGGCTGGGCCTTCCGCTCTGTCTCAGCATCGCCGAACGGCACGGCGGATCGATTGCCGTCGATTCCCGCCTGGGAGCGGGGACAGTGTTCACCGTCTCCTTTCCATATGAGAAGGAGGAGAAAGAAACGGCCGTCTGTTAAAGATTTCAAAGCTGGCGGCGGCTTGCTTTCATCGAGTTGGAATGTATAATAAAGTTAGTAAGTTTCGCTATTAAGCTATCTAACACCTAGGTGAAAAGGAGAGTGTTGAACCATGTCCATGTCTTTTGAGCAGTATATGAGGGATTCGATTCAACCGATGCGCGACGATCTGACCAGTATCGGCTTCACGGAGCTGAAAACTCCGGAGGAAGTAGAGACCGCGCTGCCTAACGCCAAGGGAACCACGCTTGTCGTTGTCAACTCCGTATGCGGGTGTGCCGCCGGCCAGTGCCGTCCCGGTGTTGCCCAGGCCCTTAAGAACGAAGTCCTGCCGGATCAGTTATTCACAGTCTTTGCCGGCCAGGAAAAGGAAGCGACTGCCAAAGCGCGCGAGTATTTCGCTCCTTACCCGCCCTCTTCGCCTTCGATTGCTCTGATGAAGGACGGGGAACTGGTGCATTTTATCGAGCGCCAAGGCGTGGAGAACCGTTCGGCTGGGGAAATCGCGGACGAGTTGAAGGAAATATTCGATCGTTACTGTAAATAAGGCTAAATAATCTAATATGCGATTACGTCCCGCCGTGCCGTTCTTTTGGGTGCTGCGGGATTATTTTTGATAAAAGATGCTAAAGCGATGAAAGTGAGTGAGCTGCATTGAGCATACAGGAAGAGATCATTGCCGCCCTCGGCGTAAAACCGGCGATTGCGGCGGAAGCTGAAGTGCGGCAGAGAGCCGATTTTCTGAAAGCGTATATCTTGGAATCGGGAACCAGGGGACTGCTGATCGCTATAAGCGGGAGTGTGGAGAGCGTGGTGGCTGCGGGCCTGTGCAAGCGCGCGACGGATGAGCTGAGCACTGAGCAAGGCAAGGAATATATCACGCTCGGCGTATTCCAGCCTTATGGGGAGCAGGAGGATATCGGGCACACCTACGAGGCGGCCGAAGCGTTCGGGCTTAAGTATACGGTGGAGACGAATATCGGGGATGCGGTTGACGAGATTGCGCTTGAAACAGAGTATGCATTGAAGGCTATCGGACAGCACCGCCATATGACGCATCAGGGCAAGGGAGAGATTAAAGCGGGAGCACGGATGGTGTTCCAGCATGCGCTCGCCTTGGAGAACAACCTGCTGGTGGCCGGTACCGGCCATGCATCTGAAGCAATTACCGGCAGCTGCACCAAATGGGAAGGCGGAGCCGCCTATATTGAGCCGCTCCGTTCCCTGAATCATCGGCAGATTCGCGAGCTGGCCTCTTATCTCGGCGTGCCGGACGGAATCATCACAGCAGCGAAGGCAGCAGACCAGGGGGCGGGACAGACAGATGAAGCCAAGCGGGGCATTACAGAAGAAGCAATCAGTGATTACCTGGAAGGGAAAAAGGTAGAGCCTGCAGCGGCGGAGCTGCTGGAGAGCTTCTACCGCAAAGGGTCGCATAAGCGGAGCGCCATTCCCGGAATCTGAATCGGCCCACGTGCGATGTTAACCGCACCGCCGCGGCGTCCCTGCGCTAGATGCGCGGGCGGCCCGCAGCGGTATTAGCTCTATCGGTCACAAGGCCGCTAGGAGCGCAGCACTTGGCCGATAAAGGCTTCGGTCGCGGCGATTGCCTGCTCCGATTGCGGAGTAGGCCCGGCGAACGGATGGACCGTTCCGAAGGTGTGATCTCCCCCCGGAATCTGCACCCAGTCGATGTCCGGCCTTAGGGCGGTCAGCTTCTCCGATCCCTGCCGCAGGCGGGCGACGTCGTTGCTTCCTTGAATGAGCGTAACCGGAAATTTGGCCGTCCGCATCCGTTCGATAATATTGTAACGCTCTTTCTGCCGCTCCAAGTCCTCCAAAATGACGGCGTCCAGCGGCATTTGCTGTCCGGTCCGGCCGTTCAGGACATAGGCGCGGCCTTTTTCACGCATGTCCTGTTTCTGATCCTCTGTGAACAGGTCCAGATCGGTGACGCCGTTCCAGGAAATGACGCCGGCGACTTCGCCAGGAGAATCAAGGGCATGCAGCAGACAGACGCCTCCGCCCCGGCTGTGCCCCAGAAGGAAGAGCGGCAGTCCGCCGAGCTTGGGATGCTGGCTGAGATAGGAGAGCAGAACATTCAGGTCTTTTAGCTCACGGTGGTATGTATTGCGGGCGAACTTCTCAAGCTCGGTGAAATTCTGAAGATCTGCGCCGATTCCGCCATGAGAGAAATTGAATGTCACGACCTCATGCTTGCCGCTTAGCGATTCCGCGACATAAGGAAACATTCCCCAATCCTTGAACCCTTTATAGCCGTGTGCGATTACGATCAGGCTGTCTGCCTCCCCCCGGGAAGGGAAGCGGGTGCAGCGCAGAACGGAGTCATCCCCTGCGGGGATTTCAAAATTGATGCTTCGACTCATCAGAAAATGTCTCCTCTCTGTATGCCAGGTGGCAAGTCCATTGCGTGTGCCGAAGCTGCTGGCGGGAACAGCGCATGGACTTCGGCGCTGTTTTCTTTTAAAATATAAGAATTTATAAGCGCGGCAAAAGCTGTTTCTTCTTAAGATAGCAGAAAGGCTGCCTCAAAACTATACCATCTATATCATTTCCCATATGAATTTGCGGGAAAAGAAGAATTGAGGAGCGTGTACCCTTGATATACGGAATCGGGCATGATGTGCTGGAGATT includes these proteins:
- a CDS encoding ABC transporter permease yields the protein MSNLDETRRGYDIRTPGSLLRRRLGHHWKEQWGIIRTAADWTVFLYILIPGGLLGGRFYYGFWNEPLPAWVTLLPYAVLPALLAFLMQGGILLLLHEGDLLFLRQRKNWIRTVMLGGILYSLLVTALKITAGFLLLLPFLVRGYGLSGMGAGALLVLSLCCGTCVKLLAHNVKVQKQGWRRWLWMLLAAWLPSGLYIRAAVAWSAHPALLLLAAAVYAAVAAAGLRSRLALRGTFLGDVREDFKQRMKIAGLLLRGVIDKPRPTRHKPWIFRKSRPLLRPSSPESRLAGASIKAFIRNPGHLKLYLQFSGVGAVAVLIVPGMLKWAICVVLVFLMASWLVSYWKVFAGDEFIALLPFSKDRKADAGSLAVPILLLPFSILCAAVVSMPLYGWWGLAVFIPAGAAIGIMAARVFTAFRLAR
- a CDS encoding BrxA/BrxB family bacilliredoxin gives rise to the protein MSMSFEQYMRDSIQPMRDDLTSIGFTELKTPEEVETALPNAKGTTLVVVNSVCGCAAGQCRPGVAQALKNEVLPDQLFTVFAGQEKEATAKAREYFAPYPPSSPSIALMKDGELVHFIERQGVENRSAGEIADELKEIFDRYCK
- a CDS encoding DUF262 domain-containing protein, whose protein sequence is MQVKNDPKPDILRIEELVLKVKTGDIKLPKFQRPFVWKKDDILALLDSIYNSYPIGSILLWLTKEKLASERKIGDLDINERPEEYPTNYLLDGQQRLSTLCGALYWNGDNPKSMWNISFDLEREEFIYPNGEEKPHYFPLNKLLGTFDFIGQCKKFEYHQNKDKYEANAGRLLQTIKDYKIAAVSIGDMSIDEVAPIFERINSTGRRLTMVDLMRAATWSGEFDLNDTINSVRDSLSNKRFEDVSETEILRNISSCSGVGINREDIDKLRKKVPTDLIEASEKCKKAYELAVDFITTELPVCSYNYLPYSLQIAFLVDFFNVCPKPNIHQRDELKKWFWRTAIGKSFASFNSAQLSLDLSDFRDFANGLLIEPRFEKSIHFEGFAFDDFRLNKASSKTLGLLLANKKPKSLLDGTPVNIESALSVVNRHEYHHIFPKAFLRVMGTKSSLINSHSNICLLNLGNNREISDTKPSLYFSELTERLGDKLESVLQTHLIDEEAYNAALRNDYETFIRSRSAKIIEQAKLNCGI
- a CDS encoding ABC transporter ATP-binding protein, which translates into the protein MPERDDIVLDVSIAEAGYEEGDVRIADISFEVRRGQLLGLIGPNGAGKSTTIKTLLGLLKHAKAKVAIGGSGGGSYAYVPEQPVFYEDLTLWEHLDLSAAAYGLDYGSFKEAAERLLRQFGMEHVRDDLPAGFSKGMKQKMMLMLGFLVQPDVYIVDEPFIGLDPRATKDFLRLLETERRRGAGVLMSTHVLDTAEKICDSFVLISSGRVAASGTLENIRAAAGLPEASLFDCFDALA
- a CDS encoding two-component system sensor histidine kinase NtrB, with the translated sequence MITITTAVKEILLQMAAASSFLVLFQWRLNQIHIPRRNLRCSDDYAFLVMACGLSLVLCSLLSCSLFGMIYLNWGILPAFIGMLYGSFRSRALLAVMLPVCTYVFSYPAAQSHVLLDSGLFMYPLVFGMANRFKLGTVVKKIAILWIVLVPSMLFIALTPLFDGNDFSRLQDDKMALILCMLFLNPLLGGVLIYMLESAWNKREIEERIANMSEKFKREIDDLQQITDMVPLSIISIDDNGRITSINETSMKKLEIVIPHITRTDVLNCTLFDLAHRLKLNDNQELDHLLDSIILKQRFMGKVTCLGKVLYVLAAPLVHKEQGQQQGMVLIIQDMTEEENIRSELGHVERLTLVGRMAAGITHEIRNPMAVVRGFLQLMREKSPSDMESYYRIVMDELDRANSIINDFLSLAQSGLSGKEDSNLHDVIEDLAPLLWADANLRGQSVEIRLCDKLPVLRLNIKEIKQLVLNLGRNAMEAMEPKGVLTLETRCVPEKVELLVKDTGSGMSDIELEKLFIPFFTTKEQGTGLGLPLCLSIAERHGGSIAVDSRLGAGTVFTVSFPYEKEEKETAVC
- a CDS encoding BaiN/RdsA family NAD(P)/FAD-dependent oxidoreductase, which codes for MFDVIVIGGGSAGLMASVAASEHGATTLLIDKGDKLGRKLGISGGGRCNVTNNKEVDELIRHIPGNGRFLYSAFANFSNKDIIAFFENLGIHLKEEDNGRMFPVSDKAKTVVDTLVKQVRKQGVEVMVNSPVSEVLYSDGHVTGVRLKADKILPCKSVIIASGGKSVPQTGSTGDGYRWAEQAGHSITPLFPTEVPLTSDEPLIRSRELQGLSLRDVSLSVWNTKGKRIISHQGDMIFTHIGISGPIALRCSQFVVKELLKSPTHQVKTTIDLFPDKTIDTVFEETLSLCKIEPKKSIKNVLKAYFPERLITILLQKSELDEYLTYDNIPKQNWIDLSRISKEFPIQISGTLSIEEAFVTGGGVNLKEIDPKTMESKLMSGLYFCGEILDIHGYTGGYNITAAFSTGYTAGMHAAQQEPEGGSPNF
- a CDS encoding MarR family winged helix-turn-helix transcriptional regulator; the encoded protein is MIQSYERDTQLTLHLYRVFAKSFKSINEHAVIGSKIEGFNPTAFAVMEVLYYKGPQPIQQIGAKLLLQSGNVTYVIDKLEERGYLQRKPCPTDRRVIFAELTAEGERLMNDMYPKYSERIHLAFSGLNDEEKEQMIVLLKKMGLQAEKLSPLPRK
- a CDS encoding MFS transporter, which translates into the protein MSNQNSDNEEKSKLTLSRPLVLLLSAQLISNIGDWLHVLALLTMVGLKWNATPWEITAISLCMAAPMLLGGPFAGVAADRLNRKALMIGSDIARTVIVALLVFAGSLTQVYVLLLLKGTMDVIFSPAKSGKLKELVPVSQMDAAVAMSSSIEQITKILGPALGGLLVALFGISACYLIDAATFLVSAAILIALPRDRRAGASARTEGRPGDRRSFRREMAEGLRMIAGMPAVLSGILMLILVLLVLNIADSQLVTLFRIIPGVSGDLLGWCVGASGLGTLIAALLARRMGSSRHPLLFMGLGAVLMGAVFAGAAVATANGRPGAVIYIILFSAFLVAGAGAGFVFIPFQSMLQKRTPEAYTGRVFGTVNSLTSTSVILGPVAGGALVTASGPVVAFIVSGLLTLLLGTAMLALRGLIERRDHGAEAGSSKEPAAV